TGCCGGACGCCGCCAGATCCTCGGGCGATTGCATCCGGTTCTTGGCGCCCGAAATCAGGCTCTGCACCAGCTTGGGCGGATACAGCTTGGGTGAATGTCGTCGCTGCTCGAGGATCCGCTTGATCAGCGAGAGGCGGTCGTCTTCGTCGTAGATCGTGAACTCGCGGGAGAAGCCGAGTCGCTCCGCCTCCCGGCGCAGCAAGCGAGCCGACAGCGAGTGGAAGGTGCCGATCCAGAGCCCGGTAGGATCACGGGCCAGCATGGTTCCGATCCGCTCCTTCATCTCTCCCGCCGCGCGGTTGGTGAAGGTGACGGAAAAGATCTGTTGAGGCGGGACCTGATGTTCCTGGATCAGCAGGGCAATCCGGGTCGTCAGCACTCGCGTCTTGCCCGACCCGGCCCCCGCCAGCACGAGCACGGGGCCGGTCAGATGCTCGGCGGCGGCTCGCTGTTCGGGATTCAGGGCAACGAGAAGATCGGAGGCAGAGGACACGAGGCAGCGTTCTGCGAAGGTCGAGGGCAAGCGCTCGTGGGTTCGGCGCGACGGACGGTGACAAGCTAATCGGGCGGCAAGCCACCCCGAAACCTGTCTAGGCCGTCAGGCGTTCCACACCGAGGTACGGAACCAGGGACTCGGGAACAACGACCGAGCCATCCGCCTGCTGATAGTGTTCGAGGATCCCGATAATCGTGCGAGGAAACGCCACGCCCGATGAGTTGAGGGTATGGACGAACTCGGGTTTGGCGCCAGGCGCGGGACGATACCGCAGATTCGCGCGGCGAGCCTGGAAATCGGTGAAGACACTCGCGCTCGAGACTTCGAGCCAGGCTTCAGTGCCGGGCGCCCAGATCTCGAGATCGAGGGTACGTGCCGAGGCAAACCCGATATCGCCCGCGGCGAGCGAGAGAACCCGGTAGGGTAAGCCCAGCCGCCGGAGCACCGTTTCCGAATGCTGGGTGAGCAGCTCATGCTCAGCCGCGCTCGTTTCCGCTCGAACCAGTCGGACCAGCTCGACCTTGTCGAACTGGTGGAGACGAATCAGGCCGCGGGTATCCTTGCCGTGCGAGAAGGCCTCCTGCCGAAAGCACGGCGTGTAGGCCGTGTAGGCAATCGGCAGCACAGCAGCATCGAGGATCTCATCACGATGGATGTTGGTGAGCGGCACTTCGGAGGTCGGAATGAGAAACAAGTCGTCCTCGGTCCGATACATATCCTCTTCGAACTTGGGCAGCTGTCCAGTACCGGTGGCCGTGCTACGGTTGACCAGGTAGGGCGGCTGGACCTCCCGGTACCCATGCTCGCGGGTGTGAAGATCGAGCATGAAGTTGGCGAGGGCCCGCACCAATCGGGCGCCCATCCCAGTGAACAGGGGAAAGCCCGACCCGGTCAGCTTGGCGCCACGGGGCAGGTCGAAGAGTCCCAGTGCCTCGCCCAGTTCCCAGTGTGGTCTGGGGGTAAAGTCGAACTGCCGCGGTTCGCCCCAGGCCCGGAGCACCTGATTAGCGGTGGCGTCACCGTCCGGCACGATCGGCAACGGAAGGTTCGGAATGCCCAGCGCGGCCTGCAGCAACGCCTCCTCGACCTGGCGCACTGCGCCATCGAGCTGCTTGACCCGTTCGCCCGACTCTTTGAGCTGGACCATCAGGTCATCCGCCGGTTGCTTGGCACGCTTGCGACGAGCGACCTCTTCGGTGGCCGCATTTCGTTCAGCTTTGAGCCCTTCCACCTGCGCCACGAGCCCCCGCCACTCGCGTTCGAGCTCGCCGAGGCGGTCGAGCGCTTCCGGCAACGCGGGATCGAGGCGCCGGAGGATCGCGATGCGAAACCCCTCCGGATCCTGCCGAAATGCCTTGAGATCAATCACTGCCTGGGAATACCAGGCTGGAGTTGGCGGTAGCCGCAGTTGATGTTGACGAGGACGCGGAAACGCACCGACCTGGCGGCCTCGTCGAAACTCAGCACCTCGAGCTTGGCGTAGTACGGGATGTTCAGGAAACAGCCATTCGGAAGACCCGAGCGGGCGTACAGAACCTGGCCAACCTCGATTCGCGTCGGCCGGTCGACCACGTAGCCGACCTGCTGGGCCTCCTGTATGGCATCGAACCCCGTGGTCGAGGGCTGAAGCCCCGGAAAGCCCAAGGTCGACGAGCCCGGTGGCGGCGGCGCTACCACCCGGTAGGGTACCAACTCGGGACCCGTCGTTGCATCGATCCGATAGAGGAAGTCGAAGTTGTAGGCAGTGACGTCGATACCAAGTCGGACGGGAATCCGGCTGGACATCACGTAGCCGCTGGGTCGGTTGAGCCCCGTCCCGTTAACGGCAAAGATTTCGACCGTGTCGACCATATTGGGAATAGTGGCCGGCAGAATCGCGTACGGATTCCCGCACGCGGTCAGGGCTGCCACTACCGCGGTCATTCCGACTACGAGGCGCATAGATCCGAAGGTTAAAGACGGGTCAAACCTCGGTCAACCCACAGTCGTTCCTTGACTTCGCTCCCAGGCCGCAAGTAGTCTCCGCCCATCCTCACCGGCCTGCCATGACATTTCGCGATTCTATCGGCCGTTGGCCGTCCTATATCGACGTTCGTGGAGCTGCCGTGATCAGCGAAGATGGGCTGCTGATTCACGACATGTTCCCGGCGGATGCTGATGGCGAAGCCGTTGCCGCCCTGGCGCTGGCCCTGCTCTCCCAAGCCGAGCAAATCGGTCACGCCGCCGGTGGCGACGCAACCGGCCATGTCGTGGTGGAACTCGACGCCGGACCGGTCGTGGTGACCCGACTCGATCGGCAGCACTCCCTGGTCGTGCTGGCCGAGCCTGGGCGGGACATTGGCGCTCTCCTCTTCGATATCCGCCGGCACCGCACTCAGCTGAGCGAGGCCGTCTGAGCATGCGCTGGGCCGTCATTCTGGCGGGCGGCTCCGGCAGCCGGTTCTGGCCACTGTCGACGGCGGCCCGCCCCAAGCAGCTGCTGCCCCTGATCAATGCGCAGTCCACCGCAGAGGCCACCCTGGCGCGACTCGAGGGCCTGGTTGCGCCCGAACGCGTCCTGCTGGTCACTGGTGCGCACCTGGCGGCGCCGCTCCAGGCAGCCTTGGAACTTCCGGCCGCCAACGTGCTGATCGAACCCCGCGCCCGGTCGACGGCCCCCGCCCTCCTCTGGGCAGCCCACGAAGCGGCGCGTCGGGATCCCGACGCGGTGCTGCTCTCCCTGCATGCCGACTGGTACGTCCCCGATCCGATTCCCTTTCGCGATGCGGGGAACGCCGCGTTTGCGCTCGCCGAAGGCGAGCCGGTTCTGGTAACCGTCGGCGTGACTCCGACCAGGCCGGAAACGGGATACGGTTACATCATTCCCGGAGCGCCCCTGGCAGGCGGCGGTCGCCGGGTTGCCGCCTTCACCGAAAAACCCTCGGCCCAGCGCGCCACCGAGTTGATCGCGCAAGGTGCGTTCTGGAACTCAGGGTTGTTCGCCTGGCGAAGCACCGTGCTGCGCAACGAAGTCGAGGAGATCGCGCCCGAGCTGGCCGCGGGCTATGCGGCACTCGATCGTGGTGACGTGACCGCCTTCTTCGAGACCGTGCCATCCGTCGCCATCGACACGGCGGTCCTGGAGCGCAGCCAGGCGGTCGCTACCATTGAAGGCCGGTTTTCCTGGGACGATATTGGTACCTGGGAGGCCTTGAGCCGGGTGCGTCCGCACGACGATCATGACAACGTGCTGGTCGGCGATGTCTCGGCGGTCGACGCCGCCCGCATCATTGCCTGGAGCGAGCGGACGCCGATCGTGGTGAGCGGCGTCAGCGACCTCGTGATCGTCGAAGCCAACGGCCGGCTCCTGATTCTCGGGCGCGGCAAGGCCGCGGACCTCAAGACTGTGCTCGATCGGCTCGAGCCTCGGATCCGGGACATCTAAATCATGCGCAGGCTATTCGTCGTCGACCCGCCGCACCCGAACGACCGGTGGGCACCCTTCCTCGGTGTTCGCCCCATCGGCGAGCTGCGTGCTGGCGCCTGGCGAATCTGGGAACGGTGGCAGCGGGCGCTTGCCGCGGATCAGGTCTGGTCGGTCGCGCCAACCTGTACCGGGTTTACCGACGCCGATGCCCTGCCCGTGGCCGATCCGGCCACCATTGCCGGACCGGCCATCGTGGTACGTTCCGACTTTATCCCGATCGGGGATGCGATCGACCTCAGCGGGGCGCCCCAGACGCTCGGGATCGATGGCATGACGGTCGGATGGATCCTGGACCCCGGCGAGCGGTGGTCGACCAATGCGCGGCCCGGTCGGCGACTCGAAGTTCCCGGGCTCCGCCTGGCCGGCACACCCGATCTGCTTGGTGCGCTGGAGCAGCTCCTCGTTGCGGATTGCGCCGGGCTGGTGGACCAGCCGCACGACGGCGTCCCGGCCGGTGCCATCGTCCTGGGCGACCCGAGT
The Gemmatimonadales bacterium genome window above contains:
- the serS gene encoding serine--tRNA ligase, with the protein product MIDLKAFRQDPEGFRIAILRRLDPALPEALDRLGELEREWRGLVAQVEGLKAERNAATEEVARRKRAKQPADDLMVQLKESGERVKQLDGAVRQVEEALLQAALGIPNLPLPIVPDGDATANQVLRAWGEPRQFDFTPRPHWELGEALGLFDLPRGAKLTGSGFPLFTGMGARLVRALANFMLDLHTREHGYREVQPPYLVNRSTATGTGQLPKFEEDMYRTEDDLFLIPTSEVPLTNIHRDEILDAAVLPIAYTAYTPCFRQEAFSHGKDTRGLIRLHQFDKVELVRLVRAETSAAEHELLTQHSETVLRRLGLPYRVLSLAAGDIGFASARTLDLEIWAPGTEAWLEVSSASVFTDFQARRANLRYRPAPGAKPEFVHTLNSSGVAFPRTIIGILEHYQQADGSVVVPESLVPYLGVERLTA
- a CDS encoding roadblock/LC7 domain-containing protein, with product MISEDGLLIHDMFPADADGEAVAALALALLSQAEQIGHAAGGDATGHVVVELDAGPVVVTRLDRQHSLVVLAEPGRDIGALLFDIRRHRTQLSEAV
- a CDS encoding mannose-1-phosphate guanylyltransferase; amino-acid sequence: MRWAVILAGGSGSRFWPLSTAARPKQLLPLINAQSTAEATLARLEGLVAPERVLLVTGAHLAAPLQAALELPAANVLIEPRARSTAPALLWAAHEAARRDPDAVLLSLHADWYVPDPIPFRDAGNAAFALAEGEPVLVTVGVTPTRPETGYGYIIPGAPLAGGGRRVAAFTEKPSAQRATELIAQGAFWNSGLFAWRSTVLRNEVEEIAPELAAGYAALDRGDVTAFFETVPSVAIDTAVLERSQAVATIEGRFSWDDIGTWEALSRVRPHDDHDNVLVGDVSAVDAARIIAWSERTPIVVSGVSDLVIVEANGRLLILGRGKAADLKTVLDRLEPRIRDI